Proteins encoded in a region of the Flavobacteriales bacterium genome:
- a CDS encoding gliding motility-associated C-terminal domain-containing protein, which translates to MKLLFILFIPFSCFSQQVLSSGGNAPSPTNISEQTISFTIGEPLITTGGDDELITEGFQQPHIKGKVYVAGVNAFSPNNDGNNDTWLYKKPSEQYQIEIFSRWGNIVWNNTEDLSNSEWDGTDSNGNVLPDGTYFYTIKVNGKALENGSGYIEITR; encoded by the coding sequence ATGAAATTATTATTCATTCTATTCATACCTTTTTCTTGCTTCTCCCAACAAGTTTTGAGCTCTGGGGGAAATGCACCTTCTCCAACCAACATTAGTGAGCAAACGATTTCGTTTACTATTGGAGAGCCTTTGATTACTACAGGTGGAGATGATGAATTAATCACTGAAGGATTTCAACAACCCCATATAAAAGGAAAAGTATATGTAGCTGGAGTTAATGCTTTTTCTCCCAACAATGACGGGAATAATGATACTTGGCTTTATAAAAAACCGTCTGAACAATATCAAATAGAAATTTTTTCACGTTGGGGAAACATAGTATGGAACAATACAGAAGACCTTTCTAATAGTGAATGGGATGGAACTGATAGCAATGGAAATGTATTGCCTGATGGCACTTATTTTTACACAATCAAAGTGAATGGCAAAGCACTTGAAAATGGCTCTGGATATATAGAAATCACACGATAA
- a CDS encoding type IX secretion system membrane protein PorP/SprF, protein MVKTFKYSLTFLLVCILFFRNIAQQDFVHTQYMFNLFSINPAYAGSKNTMDINLSHRSQWIGLDGAPQTQFLSIHSPILQNKVGLGLQISNDAIGPRKVLGVNTAYAYHIDLNKGKLGFGLRAGAYNFTYDWSQLNYESGYDGVIGMKNPNTLAVNFDFGVYYKNRVNYAGLEIAHLNQAKIYTSDSLTSEAHLYPHLALFYGHAFEINDNMVLKSSILARAVQNNSYIDVNLSMLFNDFLWFGASYKSVGIVGAITKFNISKRFNAGYSLDYPISNTFLKRTSHELFLTYNISMYKELGVSPRYF, encoded by the coding sequence ATGGTAAAAACGTTTAAATATAGCCTTACATTTCTTCTTGTTTGTATTCTTTTTTTTAGGAATATAGCACAACAGGATTTTGTGCATACACAATATATGTTTAACCTCTTTAGCATAAATCCTGCTTATGCAGGGAGTAAAAACACCATGGATATTAATTTATCTCATAGAAGTCAGTGGATAGGTTTAGACGGAGCACCACAAACTCAATTTTTATCCATCCACTCCCCTATTTTACAAAATAAAGTAGGACTAGGACTTCAAATTAGTAACGATGCAATTGGCCCAAGAAAAGTCTTAGGAGTTAATACTGCTTATGCTTATCATATTGATCTCAACAAAGGTAAACTAGGATTTGGGTTGAGAGCTGGAGCATATAATTTTACTTATGATTGGAGTCAACTTAATTATGAATCTGGCTATGATGGTGTAATTGGCATGAAAAACCCTAATACACTTGCTGTTAATTTTGATTTTGGGGTTTATTATAAAAACAGAGTCAACTATGCTGGTTTAGAAATAGCTCATTTAAATCAAGCTAAAATTTACACTTCAGATTCGTTAACAAGCGAAGCGCACTTATACCCACACCTAGCCTTATTTTATGGACATGCTTTCGAAATCAACGACAATATGGTTCTTAAATCTTCGATCTTGGCTCGTGCTGTTCAAAATAACAGTTATATCGATGTCAACCTGAGTATGCTTTTTAATGATTTTCTATGGTTTGGCGCTTCATACAAAAGTGTAGGAATCGTTGGAGCGATTACAAAATTCAACATTTCTAAACGATTCAATGCTGGATATTCTTTAGATTATCCAATTTCTAATACTTTTTTAAAAAGGACTTCCCACGAGCTATTTTTAACGTACAACATCTCTATGTATAAAGAGTTAGGAGTCTCTCCTCGTTAT